Sequence from the Paenibacillus tundrae genome:
TCACCGCTCAAGCAGGTCTTTCAATCGGAAACATTGAAGTTATTAAATGAAATGTATGAGCAGAGTCGTGAGAGGTTCATGAAACAGGCTAATCAAGGTGATCGTATGTTCATCTCTGACATGACCTTATATGCAACGAATGAAGAAGCAGAGCAGCTCTTTAAGGATATTACGAAGTTATGCGAGCCTTATTTTACAAATGATAAGAAACAAGATGCTCAAGAAGAGTTTCGGTTATTCTCCAGTTTGTCCAAACAATTGGAGGATGAGCCGGATTCAAAGACCGACGTAAAGCCGTCTAAGAAAAGGAAGTCCAGTTCTAAGCCGAAGTCATGATCAGGTTCAGTCTTAGAGGAATTGGATTCGTTCAGACCTCCTGATTAACTAACCGCAATGTTATCTGAAGATGAGCAAGGGGTATTATAAGACAAGTGGATGTGAACGTAGAAAAAAGCCGCCAATGGCGGCTTTTTCATGCGTGCTCAGAACAATCGCTGAGCGGCAAGGGTAGTATCGCTGACCAACAGATCAGTTAACCAATTCCATGTAGAATATTATGATTGAAGACTACATGTTCTCATCATAATCTCTTACTTCGCGTTTGGCTGCTGTTGCTGGAGAATTGGACGTGCCATACTCGCTGACCGCTTCCCATGCGTCTGCATGATCGAATTTACCTGCATTACGCTGTCTGACCTCACCAGCACCAGTTGGAGGCATGGTCATCACTTCTTCCTCGACAGGGCGATCGTTGCTTAGATCACGCTGTGGGGTATCGTCAATACAGTAGGCGGTGTAAGGGATGGCTTCCAGTCGTTCAAATGGTATATCCTTACCACAGGTGATACAGGTTCCATAAGAACCATCTTCAATTCGTTCCAACGCCTCGTTCACCTGATCGAATTCATCGCTCAAGGTATCATCTACGGCGAGATCCCGGCTACGCTCAAACGTTTCTGTACCTGCATCTGCTGGATGGTTATCGTATGATGACAGCTCACCGGTTGAATCTTTGAGAGATTCTGCTGGAGCTCCATCTTCCATGCTGGATTCAAAATGGCGCTGTAAATTTTCACGTTGCTCCAAAAGAGCATCCTTTAATTGGTGAAGTTGATCTTTCGTTAATGTACTCATATCGACTTGCTCCTTTCCCGTAATGGGTGTGTAGTCAGTCCTTACCCGATTTTAACGAGGAGCAATCATGTTTTGCTTGAAATAGAGGCTACGCTGGTTTCATATCTGAACGATAATGTGTTATAAAAAATAGAGAGAGAAATGCCGCAGACCCATAAAATTCATATGGAAGTTGCTGCGCATTTGATATAATGGAGGTTGTCATTATGGATGAACATATGAAACGAAGATTGGATAAACAAAGACAATTGTTCAAGCAACTTGGCGTGCAGCTCGATGCATTGTCAATTCATGAGAAACAATTTAACTATAAACTTCGCGGATATGACCCTGACGAGGTTGATGCATACCTAGACTTGGTCATCAAAGACTATGAGCGTTTCTACGCCAACATAGCGGATCTGATGGATAAGTGGCAGGAGCAGCAGATCGTCATCCGGGATCTGAAGTCGACGGCCAAGCCGGTAGATGATCCAACGAAGATTGACCGTAAACAACTAGATGATATTGTGAAGCAACTTGAATATAGTGTTCGGCAGCTCAAAATCAGGGCACGTCCTGAACAGAACCTATTTCCTGAATAAATAAACAGCGAGTTGCGCTTCTAAAATGTTATGGATTAAACAAGCATCTGAAATTAATGTTTGGAAATGTTAATAATAAAAGTGCGTGTTCAAAAAGGACGGTTTTCAGTACCAAGAAGATGGGATGAAGCTAGAAATGGAGTAGCGAAGCGTAGGATAAACTACGTGAGCAACTACATTGTTTCCGAAGGAAACAACCTTCGTGAGCGTCTACTTATTTCAGCTGAGTTCCATATTTGACGCTGAGATGCCAACAGGCATCCTTCGTAATCAAAAGCGTTTTTTTTGAACAACCTCTAAAAGGTGGTTAATCATGAGTACTCATTTTTCGGTCAGTG
This genomic interval carries:
- a CDS encoding ArsR/SmtB family transcription factor — its product is MQHIVLSTIEEIKVYSDPYRIQIMNTFRKQGRPSTVKEVADLMGEVPAKVHYHVKKLEKIGLLTLVSTREINGIIAKYYEPFEGEIHLRHEDEGDSPLKQVFQSETLKLLNEMYEQSRERFMKQANQGDRMFISDMTLYATNEEAEQLFKDITKLCEPYFTNDKKQDAQEEFRLFSSLSKQLEDEPDSKTDVKPSKKRKSSSKPKS
- a CDS encoding TraR/DksA C4-type zinc finger protein, whose amino-acid sequence is MSTLTKDQLHQLKDALLEQRENLQRHFESSMEDGAPAESLKDSTGELSSYDNHPADAGTETFERSRDLAVDDTLSDEFDQVNEALERIEDGSYGTCITCGKDIPFERLEAIPYTAYCIDDTPQRDLSNDRPVEEEVMTMPPTGAGEVRQRNAGKFDHADAWEAVSEYGTSNSPATAAKREVRDYDENM
- a CDS encoding DivIVA domain-containing protein, translated to MDEHMKRRLDKQRQLFKQLGVQLDALSIHEKQFNYKLRGYDPDEVDAYLDLVIKDYERFYANIADLMDKWQEQQIVIRDLKSTAKPVDDPTKIDRKQLDDIVKQLEYSVRQLKIRARPEQNLFPE